One Vigna unguiculata cultivar IT97K-499-35 chromosome 7, ASM411807v1, whole genome shotgun sequence genomic region harbors:
- the LOC114190461 gene encoding pentatricopeptide repeat-containing protein At5g04780, mitochondrial, producing the protein MKTLRRCERFCACYGIHIRKLSVISEGKSEPSMVENVVHEERMSNLHYLLQLCAKTRSSVGGRACHAQIIRVGWEMDVLTSNMLINLYSKCSLVDSARKKFNEMPVKSLVSWNTMIGALTQNDEDQEEALTLLIQMQREGTPFNEFTISSVLCKCAFKCAILECMQLHAFSIKAAIDSNCFVGTALLHVYAKCSSIKYASQIFDSMPERNAVTWSSMMAGYVQNGFHEETLLLFHNAQLMGLEQDPFMISSAVSACAGLATLVEGKQLHAISHKSGSGSNIYVSSSLIDMYAKCGCIREAYLVFQGVMEVRSIVLWNAMISGFARHAYAPEAMVLFEKMQQRGFFPDEVTYVSVLNACSHMGLYEEGQKYFDLMVRQHKLSPSVLHYSCMVDILGRAGLVHKAYELIERMPFYATSSMWGSLLASCRVYGNIELAEIAAKHLFEMEPNNAGNHILLANVYAANKKWDEVARARKLLRENDLKKERGTSWIEIRNKIHSFTVGERNHPQMDEIYAKLDDLVVELKKLNYKVDTDNDLHDVEESRKQMLLRHHSEKLAITFGLMCLPSGIPIRIMKNLRICGDCHIFMKLMSKFTSREIIVRDTNRFHHFKDGFCSCREFW; encoded by the coding sequence ATGAAAACGTTGAGAAGGTGTGAGAGATTTTGTGCTTGTTATGGAATCCATATTAGGAAATTATCAGTTATTTCTGAGGGCAAATCGGAGCCCTCAATGGTTGAAAATGTTGTTCACGAGGAGCGTATGTCAAATTTGCACTATCTTTTGCAGTTATGTGCAAAAACAAGATCATCAGTGGGAGGAAGAGCATGCCATGCTCAGATTATTCGTGTTGGCTGGGAAATGGATGTCTTAACATCAAATATGCTGATTAACCTGTACTCTAAATGTTCTTTAGTTGATAGTGCACGCAAAAAATTCAATGAAATGCCAGTGAAAAGCTTAGTTTCATGGAATACCATGATTGGAGCACTTACCCAGAATGACGAGGATCAGGAGGAAGCTCTAACTCTATTAATTCAAATGCAAAGAGAAGGAACCCCATTCAATGAATTTACCATATCCAGTGTTCTATGCAAGTGTGCCTTCAAATGTGCTATTCTTGAGTGCATGCAGTTGCACGCTTTTTCAATTAAGGCTGCTATAGATTCAAATTGTTTTGTTGGAACTGCTTTGCTCCATGTTTATGCCAAGTGCTCTTCAATAAAATATGCAAGTCAGATATTTGATAGTATGCCTGAAAGGAATGCTGTTACATGGAGTTCGATGATGGCTGGATATGTGCAAAATGGGTTTCATGAGGAGACGTTGTTACTTTTTCACAATGCTCAGTTGATGGGTTTAGAGCAGGACCCTTTTATGATATCATCAGCTGTTAGTGCTTGTGCAGGCCTGGCAACTTTGGTTGAAGGGAAGCAACTGCATGCCATTTCACACAAGTCTGGATCTGGGTCAAACATATATGTTTCTTCCTCCCTTATAGACATGTATGCCAAATGTGGCTGCATAAGGGAAGCATATCTTGTGTTTCAAGGTGTGATGGAGGTTCGGAGCATTGTTTTATGGAATGCAATGATTTCTGGGTTCGCTAGACATGCTTATGCACCCGAGGCTATGgtcttatttgaaaaaatgcaGCAAAGGGGCTTTTTTCCTGATGAAGTAACATATGTATCAGTACTAAATGCATGCAGTCATATGGGTTTATATGAAGAAGGACAGAAGTATTTTGATCTCATGGTCAGACAGCACAAACTTTCACCGAGTGTTCTTCACTACTCATGCATGGTTGATATTCTCGGTCGAGCAGGACTCGTTCACAAGGCTTATGAATTGATAGAGAGAATGCCATTTTATGCAACTTCTTCTATGTGGGGTTCACTTTTAGCCTCTTGCAGAGTTTATGGCAATATTGAGCTTGCTGAGATTGCAGCCAAGCATCTGTTTGAAATGGAGCCTAATAATGCAGGAAACCACATCTTGCTAGCAAATGTATACGCAGCTAATAAAAAGTGGGACGAAGTTGCAAGAGCGAGGAAGCTTCTTCGAGAGAATGATCTGAAGAAGGAGAGGGGTACAAGTTGGattgaaattagaaataaaattcattcattTACTGTTGGTGAGAGAAACCATCCACAAATGGATGAGATTTATGCCAAGTTGGATGATTTAGTGGTAGAGTTGAAGAAGCTAAATTATAAGGTGGATACCGATAATGATCTCCACGATGTGGAAGAGAGCAGGAAACAGATGCTTTTGAGGCACCACAGTGAGAAGCTTGCCATTACCTTTGGATTGATGTGTTTGCCTAGTGGTATACCAATTAGGATTATGAAAAACCTCAGAATTTGTGGTGATTGCCACATTTTTATGAAACTTATGTCCAAGTTTACTAGCAGGGAGATTATTGTTCGAGATACAAACCGTTTTCACCACTTTAAGGATGGATTCTGTTCCTGTCGAGAGTTTTGGTGA